The genomic region GCCGATCTTGACCATCCCCGCTTCGGTCAGGCGGTAAACTTCGACCACATGCTCATCGTAACTTGGTCGCCGCTCGCCCAGACGGACCACCAGCAATTCATCCTGACCGTCCCCGTCAAGATCAGCCACTGATAATTCCACGGGAGAAAGGGCATGCTTAAATTGGGAAGAGAGGATAATCTTCTCATCCTGGCAGGTATAGAGATAGACGTAAGCCTGGGTCAGGACGATCAGCGCCGGCGCGCCGCCGGGCAAAGGCCGTCCGACACTCATCATAACCGGCCCTTCCGCCAAGAGATTGGGGCTCTCCCACTTGCTCGCCGGTTTTCCCCCTTCCCAGGATAAAAGCTGCAAAGAGAGACGGCCGGCCAAGTAATCCCGTCCAAGCACCACCAATTGACTGGCACCTGTCCCCAGCAAATCGGCGGCTTCGATTTTAAACCAAGCCTCATAGAGATAGTCTTTGGCCATGTACTGGTAAGGAGGAGGTGGCGCCGACCAAACAAGCGGTATGATGGCAAATATTAACAGGATGCTAATGGTAGCTTTGGTGAAAAACCGCATTTTCTTCCTCCCGGCAAATCGTCATCATCTAATTCTTGATTACGCTGCTTTTTCCTGCCAAATTATTTATCTTCATCAAGGATTTGCATATTCCCGAAACCATTGAGTCATATTATAAGAAGTAATTTTTTATTCTACGGAAGATTCTACGGAAGGGGGATGGGGATGACCCGCGAAGAACTGGCCAAAAAGACCAGGGAAGAGCTGCTCTCTTTAGCCAGAAAACTAAAGATTAAAAACCGCTCCCGAATGAAAAAAGATGAACTCATTGAAAGTTTAAATCTGGTTTTTAAGCAGAACCAAACCACCGCTGAAGCCCACGCCAAAGCGGCCGCCGAGAAAAAAACTCCGGAACCCGTCTATACGACCGGCCTGTCACCGCAGACCTATCCGCCGCCACCGGGTGAGGAACCCAGGTTTCCCCTTCCGTCTTCTTATAATGAAACTTCAATAACGCTGCTGATTCGTGACCCCTTCTGGCTGTATACCTACTGGGATTTTAGCCGGGAGGTCAAGGAAAACCTGGAAAAAATGTTCGGAGATTGGCAACGAACCCCACTCAGCCTTAGGGTGTGGGAAGAGCAAGAATCCGGCGGCATGGAACCGGGATTTTTTAATGTTCCCGTTAACCCGGTCACCGGCCATTGGTACCTTAATGTGCAGCCCAACCGCCGGTACACCGTTGAGCTGGGCTACATTGCCCCGTCGGGGGAATTTGTGGCCCTGGCCCGCTCCAACACGGTGGTCACACCCCGGGCCACCGTGTCGGAAGTAATCGATGAAGAATGGATGCTTGTCGAGGAGGATTTCCGCCGTCTCTACCAGCTGGCCGGCGATCCGCAGGCCGGTTCGGTCGAATTGGCCGAATCCCTGCTCAAGAGGTTGGAACGGGAGATGGGGTCGGGCGCGGTTAGCAGCATAAGCAGTCCGTTCGGCCCGCCTCCGGAAGAACGCCAATTCTGGCTGGTCTTGAATACGGAACTCATCCTTTACGGTGCGACCGAACCGTCCGCCAGTTTAACGGTGGACGGGCAGCCGGTCCCTTTGCGCCCCGACGGTACCTTTACGCTCCGGATGGCCTTGCCGGACGGGCGGAAAAGGATTCCGGTGACCGCCCGCTCCCAGGATGGAAAGGACGCGATCACCATCATTCCCGAGGTCACCAAAGAAACCTATTAAAAGCTCCTCCGCCAATCGGGATGAGTGCTTGAGGGAGGTTGTTTTCGTTGGAAAAAGGCTATCTCTGCCTGGTGCTCCACGCCCATTTGCCCTTTGTTCGCCACCCCGAACATGAACATTTTTTGGAAGAAAAATGGCTCTTTGAAGCGATTACCGAAACTTATATCCCTTTATTGAAGGTTTTTGAAAAACTGGCGGAAGACGGGGTCCGTTACCGGGTAACGATGAGCTTAACCCCGCCCCTCCTTTCCATGCTCAATGACCAGTTGCTGCAGGACCGTTACCTCAAACACCTGGACAAACTGATCGAACTGGCCGCGAAGGAGATCGAACGCACCCGTTGGCTTCCGGAGTTTAACCGCATGGCCCATTA from Capillibacterium thermochitinicola harbors:
- a CDS encoding FG-GAP repeat domain-containing protein; the protein is MRFFTKATISILLIFAIIPLVWSAPPPPYQYMAKDYLYEAWFKIEAADLLGTGASQLVVLGRDYLAGRLSLQLLSWEGGKPASKWESPNLLAEGPVMMSVGRPLPGGAPALIVLTQAYVYLYTCQDEKIILSSQFKHALSPVELSVADLDGDGQDELLVVRLGERRPSYDEHVVEVYRLTEAGMVKIGSSGLLGQIRALTAGDLDGDGLAEVVTDTGLSSRAGVFTVLEWDAERQELVTGLRVENLLATMAFGLTIAAGDNGPLLYTADGWGRLNRFRLVDGQLIPISEHYSFPNGLIGVAVGDLDGDEQKEIIVVGHPNNLYVVSLN
- a CDS encoding DUF4912 domain-containing protein; amino-acid sequence: MTREELAKKTREELLSLARKLKIKNRSRMKKDELIESLNLVFKQNQTTAEAHAKAAAEKKTPEPVYTTGLSPQTYPPPPGEEPRFPLPSSYNETSITLLIRDPFWLYTYWDFSREVKENLEKMFGDWQRTPLSLRVWEEQESGGMEPGFFNVPVNPVTGHWYLNVQPNRRYTVELGYIAPSGEFVALARSNTVVTPRATVSEVIDEEWMLVEEDFRRLYQLAGDPQAGSVELAESLLKRLEREMGSGAVSSISSPFGPPPEERQFWLVLNTELILYGATEPSASLTVDGQPVPLRPDGTFTLRMALPDGRKRIPVTARSQDGKDAITIIPEVTKETY